The following coding sequences lie in one Flagellimonas eckloniae genomic window:
- a CDS encoding DUF1304 domain-containing protein translates to MIIAAKLIILIVAILHFYFLWLEMFAWTTKAKKVFRNFPEHLFEPTKSMAANQGLYNGFLAAGLVWSLLIQDTLWQIYVGLFFLGCVTLAGIYGAISVSKKIFMVQALPALIGILLLLLHNFI, encoded by the coding sequence ATGATTATAGCCGCTAAACTTATTATCCTGATTGTTGCCATTTTACATTTCTATTTTTTATGGTTAGAGATGTTTGCATGGACCACGAAAGCAAAAAAAGTCTTCCGAAATTTTCCCGAACATTTGTTTGAACCCACCAAAAGTATGGCAGCCAACCAAGGGCTGTATAACGGATTTTTAGCAGCTGGCCTTGTTTGGTCACTTCTGATCCAAGACACATTATGGCAAATTTATGTTGGCCTATTTTTTCTTGGGTGTGTTACCCTGGCAGGAATCTATGGGGCAATTTCTGTATCAAAGAAAATATTCATGGTACAAGCACTTCCGGCACTCATAGGAATTCTATTGCTCCTGTTGCACAATTTCATTTGA
- a CDS encoding 3-hydroxyanthranilate 3,4-dioxygenase, protein MAIKAPFNLNKWIEENRDTLKPPVGNRNLYKEAGDYIVMIVAGPNARKDYHYNETEELFYQLEGSIEVHIQEDGQKKTMKLGPGDMYLHPAKVPHSPVRHAGSIGLVVERKRADMNVDDGLLWFCDSCNHKLYEAYFTLNDIEKDFLSHFKHFYSSEDLRTCNNCGTVMPVDERFIAKD, encoded by the coding sequence ATGGCAATAAAGGCTCCTTTTAACCTAAATAAATGGATAGAAGAAAACCGCGACACCCTAAAGCCCCCTGTTGGCAATAGAAATCTGTACAAAGAAGCAGGTGATTATATTGTAATGATTGTAGCTGGGCCTAATGCTCGCAAAGACTATCATTATAACGAAACCGAGGAGCTCTTTTATCAATTAGAAGGGAGCATTGAAGTACATATACAGGAGGATGGACAAAAAAAGACAATGAAACTTGGTCCAGGAGATATGTATCTTCATCCTGCAAAAGTACCACACTCCCCTGTTCGACACGCTGGATCTATCGGTCTTGTTGTAGAGAGAAAAAGAGCAGATATGAATGTGGATGATGGCCTGCTATGGTTTTGCGACAGTTGTAACCATAAACTTTATGAAGCCTATTTTACCCTGAATGATATTGAAAAGGACTTTTTAAGTCACTTTAAACATTTTTATAGTTCCGAAGACTTACGCACATGTAACAACTGCGGAACAGTAATGCCAGTTGATGAACGATTTATAGCAAAAGATTGA
- a CDS encoding CAP domain-containing protein produces the protein MKKLFYALWIIASAIGVSMCSKTSSLEEEQIITESLFEGEKVVVDPVQMEKDLFDLVNDYRVSVGSSKLQSSPTSYKYAEAHNNYMISKNKLSHDNFESRASGIASEINAVDVSENVARFYSTAELTLDGWLKSASHKEAIEGEYTHTTLSVQLDKEGLPYFTQIFMKVQ, from the coding sequence ATGAAAAAATTATTTTACGCTTTATGGATTATTGCTTCGGCAATTGGAGTAAGCATGTGCAGTAAGACTTCTTCCCTTGAAGAGGAACAAATTATTACCGAATCACTTTTTGAAGGCGAAAAAGTTGTTGTTGATCCAGTTCAAATGGAAAAAGATCTTTTTGATTTAGTAAATGACTATAGGGTTTCAGTTGGGTCTTCCAAATTGCAATCAAGTCCAACATCATACAAGTATGCCGAAGCGCACAATAATTACATGATATCAAAAAATAAATTGAGTCATGACAACTTTGAATCAAGAGCATCAGGTATAGCATCCGAAATAAATGCTGTAGATGTAAGTGAAAATGTAGCACGATTTTATAGCACTGCAGAACTTACTCTTGATGGTTGGTTAAAGAGTGCATCACACAAAGAAGCCATTGAAGGTGAATATACCCATACTACCTTGAGTGTTCAGTTGGATAAAGAAGGTTTGCCTTACTTCACGCAAATTTTTATGAAAGTTCAATAA
- a CDS encoding CvpA family protein, translating into MSFLDIVIGILLVWGLYKGLKNGLFVEIASLLALIAGIYGAIHFSYIAGNYLAENLNWNEQYLKITAFLITFFAIVLLVNFAGKFLTKIADFAMLGILNKIAGGVFGMLKVAIIVGALLIFFERLTSSFDFVGDDTKSTSIFYEPVKEIGAFVFSLVLESEKENSEEAEN; encoded by the coding sequence ATGAGCTTTTTAGATATTGTTATTGGGATATTGTTGGTTTGGGGACTATATAAAGGTTTAAAAAATGGATTGTTTGTAGAAATAGCCTCCCTATTGGCTTTGATTGCAGGAATCTACGGCGCCATACACTTCTCCTATATTGCTGGCAACTATCTTGCGGAAAACCTTAACTGGAACGAACAATATCTAAAAATAACTGCTTTTCTGATTACATTTTTTGCAATTGTACTCTTGGTAAATTTTGCTGGTAAATTCCTGACTAAAATAGCGGACTTTGCGATGTTGGGCATTTTGAACAAGATTGCCGGAGGTGTCTTTGGAATGCTTAAGGTTGCTATTATCGTTGGGGCCCTTTTGATATTCTTTGAACGCCTTACATCTTCTTTTGACTTTGTGGGAGATGACACGAAGAGCACTTCCATCTTTTATGAACCCGTAAAGGAAATTGGTGCTTTTGTTTTTAGCCTTGTCCTTGAAAGCGAAAAGGAAAATTCTGAAGAAGCTGAAAACTAA
- a CDS encoding glycerol-3-phosphate dehydrogenase/oxidase — protein MKEIVEFSNLNRKKTIQELSQETFDLVVIGGGITGGGIALDAASRGMKVALLEKGDFASGTSSKSTKLIHGGLRYLKQFDFWLVKEVGSERAIVHKLAPHLVLPEKMLLPLIEGGSYGKWLTSIGLKVYDILAQVTGDDKRQMLEKKEALKLEPLLPKKILNGAGYYAEYRTDDARLTIENIKTSLQFGAKALNYAKVTDFIYTDEKVAGVKVKDEVLGDEFNIKSKYVISAAGPWVDELRSLNNSKKGKRLHLTKGVHLVFPREKLPVKQSVYFDVPDGRMMFAIPRGKITYVGTTDTNFNLDKDNIKTDLADAIYLISAVNNMFPSINLEMEDIISSWAGLRPLIHEEGKSASELSRKDEIFTSDTGLFSIAGGKLTGYRKMAERVVNRIARKMEEDDGTKIPECTTDKIPLCGSDFKKYKHVKKYISEVFDRIKEDGFSEYDAWYLVTNYGKQTEAILENYAALRNKDVYLRMLRAEAQFAIAHEMVLNPMDFFIRRTGRLYFDIDSIRNYMEPIQEEFKKAFGYDTAQLEFFKEKMEEELESHSSFSLERV, from the coding sequence ATGAAAGAGATTGTTGAATTTTCAAACTTGAATAGGAAGAAAACCATTCAAGAACTTTCCCAAGAGACATTCGACTTGGTTGTCATCGGTGGTGGAATTACTGGTGGTGGAATTGCCTTGGACGCAGCCTCAAGGGGAATGAAAGTTGCCTTGTTGGAAAAAGGAGATTTTGCATCCGGAACCAGTAGCAAATCAACCAAATTAATTCACGGAGGGCTTAGATATCTCAAACAGTTTGATTTTTGGTTGGTAAAAGAAGTAGGTTCGGAAAGAGCCATTGTACATAAGTTGGCACCGCATTTGGTCCTTCCTGAAAAAATGTTGCTTCCCTTGATTGAAGGAGGTTCTTACGGTAAATGGTTGACTTCCATTGGTCTAAAAGTATACGACATCCTTGCCCAAGTGACAGGGGATGACAAACGGCAGATGTTGGAGAAAAAAGAAGCATTAAAACTGGAACCGCTTTTGCCAAAAAAAATATTGAATGGAGCGGGGTACTATGCAGAATATAGGACAGATGACGCAAGATTGACCATTGAAAATATAAAAACCAGTTTGCAATTTGGCGCTAAGGCGTTGAACTATGCCAAGGTTACAGATTTCATTTATACTGACGAAAAAGTAGCAGGGGTAAAAGTAAAGGATGAGGTTTTAGGGGATGAGTTCAACATCAAATCAAAATATGTAATTAGCGCTGCGGGACCGTGGGTTGATGAATTACGAAGCCTAAACAATTCTAAAAAGGGAAAACGACTGCACTTGACCAAGGGAGTTCATTTAGTGTTTCCAAGGGAAAAACTTCCGGTAAAACAATCGGTGTATTTTGATGTTCCTGATGGCCGAATGATGTTTGCCATTCCAAGGGGGAAAATTACGTATGTTGGAACTACGGATACCAATTTTAACTTGGATAAGGATAATATCAAAACTGATTTGGCCGATGCTATTTATCTGATTTCAGCAGTCAACAATATGTTTCCGAGCATCAATTTGGAAATGGAAGATATTATTTCTTCATGGGCTGGGTTGAGGCCCTTGATTCATGAAGAAGGAAAATCAGCTTCAGAACTTTCCCGAAAGGATGAAATTTTCACCTCGGACACAGGGCTTTTCAGTATAGCAGGAGGGAAGTTAACGGGATATCGCAAGATGGCTGAACGTGTTGTCAACAGAATTGCCAGGAAAATGGAGGAAGATGATGGTACAAAAATCCCAGAATGTACCACGGATAAAATTCCACTTTGTGGAAGTGATTTTAAAAAATATAAGCACGTAAAAAAATACATCAGTGAGGTTTTTGACCGGATTAAGGAAGATGGATTTTCGGAATATGATGCATGGTATTTGGTCACCAATTATGGAAAACAAACCGAAGCTATTTTAGAAAACTATGCCGCATTACGGAACAAGGATGTTTATCTTAGAATGCTTCGTGCCGAAGCACAATTTGCCATTGCCCATGAAATGGTTTTGAACCCAATGGATTTCTTTATCAGAAGAACGGGAAGATTATATTTTGATATTGACAGCATCCGAAATTATATGGAGCCCATCCAAGAAGAATTCAAGAAAGCATTTGGGTATGATACTGCCCAACTTGAATTTTTTAAGGAGAAAATGGAGGAAGAATTGGAATCGCACTCCAGTTTTTCATTGGAGCGCGTCTAG
- a CDS encoding serine aminopeptidase domain-containing protein: MKLKNRFLFFCLILLFSIPSSQSQYLTRRSSWEAKISSPKAGVPGAQIVEITKNSPLAKAGFMPNDIIIEVNNVLLKDEEAWSDVSYGLRASVDIKIKALRDTQIVEANVRFNPLGKEKHEGIDTFYEEVTSTYGITQRTIITKPKKSGKQPAIVLIGGLSCSSIETYKGRRGNNWGQTIKDLVEKSGMVVMRIEKPGVGDSEGDCSTSDFLMDLEGYRSAIKNLKSKPYVDTSRIIVYGSSMGSALAPLLANEFELAGVISDGTFFKTWYEHMLEIERRILQFQDNTESQIVEKMNNFYIPLYHGMLIQKKTYQEVVNEYPALAEYNYHSAAHMYGRPVQYYQQLQDFDLAGQWEKLKVPVRILRGAHDWIMSSFDNKMIIEVLKRNGHQDHLLHEYPGLDHWNTIHESPKNSFEGKEGKWDEGTINLIIGWAQEMAGL, translated from the coding sequence ATGAAACTTAAAAATAGATTCTTGTTCTTTTGTCTTATTCTTCTTTTTTCAATTCCAAGTTCACAATCACAATACCTTACCAGAAGAAGCTCTTGGGAAGCAAAAATAAGTAGTCCAAAGGCGGGTGTTCCAGGTGCGCAGATTGTAGAGATAACGAAAAACAGCCCGCTTGCAAAGGCAGGATTTATGCCCAATGATATTATCATAGAAGTGAATAATGTTCTATTAAAAGACGAAGAGGCTTGGAGTGATGTTTCTTATGGCCTACGAGCAAGTGTCGATATAAAAATCAAAGCACTACGGGACACTCAAATTGTTGAAGCCAATGTAAGGTTCAATCCATTGGGCAAGGAAAAGCACGAAGGAATCGATACTTTTTACGAAGAGGTCACGAGCACCTATGGAATTACGCAAAGAACCATTATCACCAAACCTAAAAAATCTGGAAAACAGCCTGCAATTGTTTTAATTGGTGGACTAAGCTGTTCAAGTATTGAAACTTATAAAGGGCGAAGAGGTAACAATTGGGGGCAAACCATCAAGGATTTGGTGGAAAAGTCGGGAATGGTCGTAATGCGCATTGAAAAACCCGGCGTAGGTGATAGTGAAGGTGATTGTAGTACTTCAGATTTTTTAATGGATTTGGAGGGATATAGGTCAGCCATTAAAAATTTGAAGTCAAAACCTTATGTTGATACATCGAGAATTATCGTTTACGGCTCCAGCATGGGAAGTGCCTTAGCGCCGCTGCTGGCCAACGAATTTGAATTGGCCGGGGTTATTTCTGATGGCACCTTCTTTAAAACATGGTATGAGCATATGCTGGAAATTGAAAGAAGAATTCTTCAGTTTCAAGACAATACGGAATCGCAAATCGTTGAAAAAATGAACAACTTTTATATTCCTCTTTATCACGGAATGTTGATTCAAAAGAAAACCTATCAAGAAGTGGTTAATGAATATCCTGCACTTGCCGAATACAATTATCATTCCGCAGCACATATGTATGGAAGGCCTGTTCAATATTATCAGCAGTTACAGGATTTTGATTTAGCAGGGCAATGGGAGAAACTAAAAGTTCCCGTAAGAATTTTAAGGGGAGCCCACGATTGGATAATGTCATCTTTCGATAACAAAATGATTATTGAAGTCTTAAAAAGAAATGGGCACCAAGACCACTTACTACATGAATATCCGGGTTTGGACCATTGGAACACTATACATGAAAGTCCAAAAAACTCCTTTGAGGGAAAAGAGGGCAAATGGGATGAGGGTACAATTAACCTGATTATTGGTTGGGCACAAGAAATGGCAGGATTATAA
- a CDS encoding LytR/AlgR family response regulator transcription factor, with amino-acid sequence MQSTNSFYLFNSRIATHSVFWVLYYLLFGLIWVGEEGYLASFYLEFVLLPIRILAVYVTIYFLLPRFLLKRKFRSFFIGYGLTMLLGGILQRVFIHLFYEELLLNDSTTGLFNIMSLVKAIILINTTTLLILGIKLFQLWSLEHDKNKSLESEILEIRSNRRTHRVPLKNILFVEGLGNYVTYHLVDKSKITSYGSIKGTLKELPDNFRRVHKSYIVNKAYIKSYDAMTIDIQDNAIPRGKSISDEVLLH; translated from the coding sequence ATGCAATCCACAAATAGCTTTTATCTCTTTAATTCAAGAATAGCTACCCATAGTGTTTTTTGGGTATTGTACTATCTGCTATTTGGATTGATTTGGGTTGGCGAGGAAGGGTATTTGGCTTCTTTTTATTTGGAGTTTGTCTTATTGCCAATTCGGATTTTGGCTGTGTACGTCACTATTTATTTTTTGCTTCCGCGATTTTTGCTTAAAAGAAAGTTTAGAAGTTTTTTTATTGGATATGGATTGACAATGCTTCTTGGAGGAATACTACAACGCGTTTTTATCCACTTGTTTTATGAGGAATTATTGTTGAATGATTCAACTACGGGACTGTTCAATATTATGTCGTTGGTAAAAGCAATCATTTTGATTAACACAACCACCTTGTTAATTCTTGGAATCAAGTTGTTTCAACTCTGGTCCCTTGAGCATGACAAGAACAAAAGTTTAGAAAGTGAAATCTTGGAAATTAGGTCCAACCGAAGAACACATCGTGTTCCCCTAAAGAACATACTTTTTGTAGAAGGCTTGGGGAATTATGTTACCTATCATTTGGTAGATAAATCAAAAATAACAAGCTATGGGAGTATTAAGGGCACACTCAAGGAGTTGCCGGATAATTTTAGGCGCGTTCACAAATCCTATATAGTGAATAAAGCATATATAAAATCATACGATGCCATGACCATTGATATTCAGGATAATGCCATTCCAAGAGGAAAAAGCATTTCGGATGAGGTGTTGCTACATTGA
- a CDS encoding NAD(P)H-dependent glycerol-3-phosphate dehydrogenase, whose amino-acid sequence MGDKLRFGILGGGSWGTALVKMLSENLEDIAWYMRSESAIAHLHHEGNNPNYLSSVQFDVSKLELSNDINHIVASSDILIFAIPSAFLESELGGLTVPLANKIIFSAIKGIVPESGLIVGEHFHEHYKIPFKNIGVITGPCHAEEVALERLSYLTIACADESKAELVANELKSHYIRTKISDDIIGTEYAAMLKNIYAIAAGIAHGLGYGDNFQSVLMSNAIREMKRFIDSVYKMKRNINNSAYLGDLLVTGYSTFSRNRMFGNMIGKGYTVKSAMMEMNMVAEGYYATKSAHLLHEKNEKKSKTPIINAVYQVLYQEKNPKKVFRKLTERLD is encoded by the coding sequence ATGGGTGACAAACTTAGATTTGGTATTTTAGGAGGAGGTAGTTGGGGAACGGCGTTGGTAAAGATGCTTTCTGAAAATCTAGAAGACATAGCCTGGTATATGCGAAGCGAATCCGCTATTGCACATTTGCATCATGAAGGCAATAATCCCAATTACTTAAGTTCCGTTCAGTTTGATGTTTCAAAGCTTGAACTAAGTAATGACATTAACCATATTGTTGCATCTTCCGATATTCTCATTTTTGCAATCCCATCGGCTTTTTTAGAAAGTGAGCTAGGCGGACTTACAGTTCCCTTGGCCAACAAAATAATCTTTTCTGCTATTAAAGGAATTGTTCCAGAAAGTGGATTGATTGTTGGGGAACACTTTCATGAACATTATAAAATCCCGTTCAAAAATATTGGGGTCATTACAGGCCCATGCCACGCAGAGGAGGTGGCTTTGGAACGTCTATCCTATCTCACCATTGCGTGTGCCGATGAGTCAAAAGCAGAATTGGTGGCCAATGAGTTGAAAAGCCATTATATCAGAACAAAAATTTCTGATGATATTATTGGCACCGAGTACGCAGCCATGCTGAAAAACATTTATGCCATTGCTGCAGGTATTGCCCATGGATTGGGTTATGGAGATAACTTTCAGAGCGTATTGATGAGCAATGCAATACGGGAAATGAAGCGATTTATAGATAGTGTTTACAAAATGAAGCGCAATATTAATAATTCGGCTTATTTGGGAGATTTATTGGTAACAGGCTACTCAACTTTTAGCCGTAACCGTATGTTTGGTAATATGATTGGTAAGGGGTATACCGTAAAAAGCGCCATGATGGAAATGAATATGGTTGCCGAAGGTTATTATGCGACCAAAAGTGCACATCTTTTACATGAAAAGAACGAGAAGAAATCCAAAACACCAATAATAAATGCGGTATACCAAGTGCTTTATCAAGAAAAAAATCCAAAAAAAGTTTTTAGAAAATTAACCGAAAGGCTGGATTAG
- a CDS encoding SulP family inorganic anion transporter — MKKYLNLFDFSQKVNYRTEVLSGLTVALALVPEAIAFALIPGFSPLTGLYAAFVLALVTSILGGRPGMISGATGAVAVIFVGLILELKRTFPGIEPTTILNYVFATVIIAGVIQILAGLLRLGKFIRLVPHPVMFGFVNGLAIIIFMAQFPNFYQKGTDVLLSGTSLYTMLGLTLLTMLIIWGFPKITKAVPSSLLAIIVVSAIVIGFGVDTLTVADTIQEGESIKGGFPPLSIPNIPLTWETFLIIIPYAGIVAGVGLIESLLTLNIIDEITETRGSGNKECVAQGTANILSGFLSGMGGCAMIGQSLINTSSGARARLSGITAAVMLLVFIMFGSSLIEQLPMAALVGLMFMVAIGTFEWASFKTFRKMPNSDVIVMVLVTLITAITHNLAVAVLLGVIISALAYSWENAKRIRARKHTDENGVKHYEIYGPLFFGSTTLFAEKFDVQNDPSEVIIDFQESRVADMSGIEALNKITERYAKAGKKVHLRHLSKDCIRLLKNAEDIIEVNMLEDPTYKVVVDKV; from the coding sequence ATGAAAAAATATCTAAATCTTTTTGACTTTTCCCAAAAGGTGAACTATCGTACCGAAGTTTTATCCGGTCTTACAGTAGCCTTGGCGCTCGTACCCGAAGCAATTGCTTTTGCACTGATTCCGGGGTTCTCACCTTTAACCGGTTTGTATGCCGCTTTCGTTTTGGCGTTGGTAACCTCAATCCTTGGAGGACGTCCCGGAATGATTTCTGGTGCTACGGGTGCGGTTGCGGTTATTTTTGTCGGCTTGATTTTAGAGCTTAAACGTACTTTTCCTGGAATAGAACCTACGACTATTTTGAACTATGTTTTTGCCACGGTCATCATTGCCGGAGTCATTCAAATTTTGGCAGGACTACTCCGTTTGGGAAAATTTATACGCCTTGTACCACATCCAGTAATGTTCGGATTTGTAAATGGGTTGGCCATTATTATTTTCATGGCCCAGTTTCCTAATTTTTATCAAAAAGGAACAGACGTACTGTTGTCTGGAACTTCCCTGTATACCATGTTGGGCTTAACCCTATTGACCATGCTCATTATCTGGGGCTTTCCAAAAATTACAAAGGCTGTTCCTTCATCCTTATTGGCCATTATTGTTGTTTCAGCAATTGTTATTGGTTTTGGAGTTGACACACTCACTGTAGCTGATACTATTCAAGAAGGAGAAAGTATCAAAGGAGGTTTTCCTCCCCTGTCCATTCCAAACATTCCCTTGACCTGGGAAACGTTTTTAATCATAATTCCATATGCAGGTATTGTAGCAGGAGTTGGTTTGATTGAAAGTTTATTGACCCTTAATATTATTGATGAAATAACGGAAACCCGCGGTAGTGGAAACAAAGAATGTGTTGCCCAGGGCACCGCTAATATTTTATCTGGATTCTTATCAGGTATGGGCGGTTGTGCTATGATCGGACAGAGTTTGATCAACACTTCGTCAGGGGCACGAGCACGACTTTCTGGAATTACTGCAGCAGTAATGTTATTGGTATTTATCATGTTTGGCAGTAGCTTGATTGAGCAATTACCCATGGCGGCTTTAGTTGGATTAATGTTTATGGTCGCCATTGGAACGTTTGAATGGGCTAGTTTTAAAACCTTTCGGAAAATGCCAAATTCAGATGTCATCGTAATGGTTTTGGTGACTTTGATTACGGCAATTACCCATAATCTTGCCGTGGCGGTTTTATTGGGAGTTATTATTTCTGCATTGGCATATTCCTGGGAGAATGCAAAACGTATTCGGGCCAGAAAACATACAGATGAAAATGGGGTAAAGCATTATGAAATTTATGGTCCTTTATTCTTTGGCTCTACTACATTATTTGCTGAAAAATTTGATGTTCAAAATGACCCAAGTGAGGTAATCATTGATTTTCAAGAAAGCCGTGTAGCCGATATGTCCGGTATTGAAGCTTTGAACAAGATTACCGAACGCTACGCCAAAGCAGGCAAGAAAGTACATCTACGACATTTGAGCAAAGATTGTATCCGCTTATTAAAAAATGCTGAAGATATTATTGAGGTTAATATGTTGGAAGACCCAACCTATAAAGTGGTTGTGGACAAGGTTTAG